The DNA region GAAGGAATGTCTTCTATCAGATTCCTATCGTAGTGGAGATTACCTAAATGAGTCATAAAAACCAGTGGATTCATCGCCCAACAGTGAACAACAACATATGATTGTGTCATTGATGCCATGAAGAGAAAGCATTGTGCAAATGAGTATTCAACAGATCTAGTAAATACCTCAACCTCCGACCCTGAAGCACTGACAAAAACAGGAACTTATTGATTTCTGGCATCGAAACTTTGATTATAAATTTGACGGATTGACCATTCACACAATGGATAACATAATCAAGAAACCAGTAACATCATATAACAGCTTTGTTATGCAACACCATACTGTACATTGATATTTTATAGAAAATTAAAATCCACACAGTAATAATTCCCCAATACTCTTTTATAGTAACACACCATGTCGCCATCTAAGGCATTTCAGCGTTTGAGCTCTACAATAAACTTCAGTGTCAACAAAAAACCAAGGACACAATCCTGCTAAGTCGTCCATCAAGTGTTCCGTGTAATTTTCTAATCACCCGGGAATAGAGCAAGCGCTGACTTGTATTTGGAAAACAGCTAAAATGACTGGATTGTTTATATAAATACCCATACCCTTAGCTAATAAGGGATTGTATATATTGAGGGAATATTTACACTAAAACTATTTAAATATAAAGTCAGACAACTTGCCAGGAAAATCTATCCATAATTCTTCAAACAGGTAACAGCTTGAAAATGAGTCACTGTGCAGTGTGATTCCACTGCTTTCATTTCTCTTTTTTTCTCCAAGCCATCTTCAATTAAGTTATGTCCAAATATTTAAGCCAAATCAAATCCATCACAGTAATTCCCTCCCATGTATTGTAAAAGATTTTTTTAACCACACTAACTCCTTCACTTGTAAGAATCTGTCGACCAAAAAGAGACAGAATCCGGCGGCTAGCAAATGTATGCATGCTCCAAAATTGTATGTCAGCAAGCTTAGCACTGCAAGGGAAAATCATCAACTTTGGCACAAGTAATTGCAAGAATAGTAAATTAAGCTAACATTTACATGAAAATTATTGAAATATTATAACAACTTCCACAGCAAGGAATCAAAGTAATGGGCCACTGTCCAcgagaaaaaagaaaaagaaaaaccCAAATCATATGCAGCTACATCACTAGGCTACATAGGCCTGATGAAAGGAATGTGTCTCACCAATCTAAATACTCTAGGTCCCAGAACTTGCTTTTTGGACCCAAACTTGTTTCTGCAGAGTAAAGAGATTTATCATTGATTGAACCAGGAAAGAATGTGCGGTGTTTCAATGCAGAAATCAAATTTAGGTACCTCGTTGGAACCATAAGCAGAGGTACTAGGTTTTCTAGGATGCTTCCCCTCACTAATCGAATAGCCATCAACATCCTTCACCCCATGTATTGGTCCACGGCGACCAAAATTCCTAGTGAAACCTAAACAATCACGAGCAGTGAAATTTAAGCAAACATTAACATGAGTATAAATATAAAAAATCTAGATTCTGCTATCCAGCGCCAGAAACCAACCATTTTCTGATGAATGACTGGCACGGAGATTTCCAAGAGATTTTACCTCCCCACTTCTTGCACTTGGTATGTCGTGTTTAAACTCTGCATGACCTCCTGTTTTGTATATAATACAATAAAATTTTCAACTTTTGAAGAACGTGTAACTGTAAGAAGGCGGTAGCAGATTTCCAAAAAGGTAATATTTTGTGCATTAATTTGTCAGTTGTTTGGTTAATAAAAAGTGAGGTTCAATCTTTTCCCCCTTTCACATAAGCATAAAGGATTAGTCCATAATTGCCATTTCAAAGCATGTACCTTCCAAATGATCTACTTGTGAAGAGGCTGAGGATGACAAAGATTCATCACCTACATTGGAACGACTTGTCCAAACACCACGGTCAGGTCTATCCCTATGTCTAAAACGCCTCTCCTGTCTCTCACTAGAAACATGTAGACCATGCACGGTAATTCTATTCTCTGGCGCACCATCGGTGCCCTTCAAAATCAATTGCATATGTACGGGGCGAGCAGGTTGTTTTTCTTTTTCTAGATTTGATGTTTGGATCTGCCGGTCAAAATGGGATCTGGAAGACTGACTTTGTCGCAGATCTTTGTTTGTGAGTATGCTTTTGATAATCCTTCCACTACCTTCATGCCGCTGATTCTGTTTCAGAGCTGTAGAACTAAGAATTGTTTTAGTTGAAGATGCTATGTTATAATGCTGCGACATGCTATCTGAATCAGATACCTGCATAATAAgaaacaaacaaaagcaaaataGACTCGTAAGAGACCTGTCGTAAAAACATGACCCTGACAGACGAATTCACCAAGGACACTAGCAATGAACTAAAACCCAATCCATGCCCAAATTGATAACAAATTACTGATTCATCATATTTCATTGAAATATTTCGTACATCCGCGGAAATTAGACAGTAAATTATAGGAAACAAATTCTATCAAACCATTTGTATCATTTATATCTCCGGTTCACATTTTTACTAGTGTTTTTGTAAAGCTCAGGGACAGTCATTGATTGATAGGTAGTCGGAAACATATTTAACGTTTGATTTCTGATCAACATTTTTAACAGGAGAAAGATGAAATTACAGCCCGAGTTTATCAACAATTCCACTTATTAATACAATAACTTCAAGATTGGCTGAAATTTGCATGTTTGTTAAAAATGAGTCTGGCAAAATTAAACttattttaaatgaaaaaataaCAAGAGTAGGGTGGAGTGATTCTTAGTTCTAAGAAAGTAACAAAATCAGAAGTTTACAGTAATTACTTCTCTCTCTTTCCCTTTAAGAAGCAGTACTTTCTTTTTCCCAGCATCATTACTTCCAGCAATTCCTGAAATGACAGACAAGGTGGTAAGAAAATTCCCATAACCAATACAATACAAAAAAAAAGAGTGGTCACTTTAATAATAAAATACTCGACATATCAGAATTATCAGAGAATGAGAGGAGCCACCTCTAAGATATTAACATCGGAAACTGGGGGGAAAGGGAAAACAGGGGGAACAAATTATGCATGAAAAGTTGAACAAAATATCAACCTCACCATTCTCATCAAAAGTTAGGTTTCCATCTGAAGAAGCTATATTTGAAGATTTATTTGAAAGATTTTGATCACCGTGCCTGGGAACCAAAATATAAGTTGATTTGTCTTTTACATTAGAACTTTTCCCTGGGTCCCTTGCAACATACTGTTCACCATAAAAGCAAAAGTATGACATGTTAAAACACAAAAGAGTAGAAACCAAGAATTGGTACTTGATATGTATGTGCAATCAATTGCGACTAGAGATGTATCATATACTAATGTTGTTCCATTATTTTAAAAGTTAAATAAAAAACATTTTATTGTACATCTCTCAAACTTTCCTCTGCGATAAAAAAAAACTCTTGAAAAATTCAGAAGTCCAGCAATATGCAAAGTTGAAAAAAAAAACAGGATAAGCTAGTGTTTGAACCTACGGCTACTTCTTATTCTCATGTTTgtaataataaaataaaatcgATGGTTTTCTTAACACTAGAACTATTCAAATATAATCAAAGGACCATAGTATTATCTTCAGCAAGACAACCTTGTACACCAGCTAGAAAATAATTTATATCATTCAACTCTAGATATCTAGTAATTGATTTTTCCAAAGAGCCATAAATTGAAAATCTTTTCCAGCCAACCATATATCCAAAGATTGAAAGTAATGTGCAATCAAATATCAGATAAATGGAAACAATTATTTATCCCATCTATAAAAAAACATGTGATTATTTGCAATGATAACCAAAAAAATCTCTCTGATGAAATCATCATAAAGGAATAATAGTTAAAGCTATAATGAACAGTACCATTGTGGTGGAAACTCTCTTTTTTGCATAACCGCGTCTTGTTGGGGCAGAACTAGAGGTTCCATTTGATGGTGTGCCAGTTCTTCTGCTCACTTTTCCATTAGACAATGATCTCTGCACAAATTCCAAGTAGAAGATTGGGTAAGCAAGGAAATGATGGTGCTTCTAGAGATATATAACAGAAAGAATTGTTATTTATGACGGACTTGATAAGAATGAATTCACCAACTCTTATTTAAATGTACGCTCACAAATAGAAACATACAGCTACACACATGCTTAGGGGTGCAGGTAAAATAACAATGAAAAACCGAGTAAGTTTCTTTAACATATCAAAATCATAAGCAAAATACCCGTGGTCCTTTGGAAGCTCTTTTCTGGCGAACAAAGTCCATCAGTGGTGTAACTATAGGAACATCTTTTCCAGCACCTGCTAAATGACACAAATCCAATAACAAAATATACTCTACCAATTCATTATGTGCATGCGTGCTCATTTTCGTCTCTAAAATTCAAAATCATATTTGTctgaaaataaaatcaaaattatAGCTCACTGCATATTTTAAGCATTAACTTACGAACCAGATCGTTCTGCCTCCCTTTTCTCCAACTGTATCTCAGCACTAGGGAGATTCTCAACGGGCTTGGCAAGTTGTTCTAGAAATTCCAGATACTCGGGATCTAGATGTTCACCAtgtaaaaaattatattatattcATCAAAAGGACTCTACACATAACTCCTATTGATGTACATCTATCTATGGATTTGTAATTTATTTCAATCCCTGTCTAAGTGGTACCTTTATATATGGTTCCATCACGACCATCCTGTTTAGACCACTGCTTTGGGACACGCTGTGAAGGAGCATATTCAACAGTGACTTTGAACTGTGTTCCTGGGAAGGAAAACCAGTGAGACAGAGAACCATATTGGGCATATAATCTCATGTAAACTATACATAGAAACTGTTTAGGAGCGAAGAGAATTCTATTTAGAATGTAATCTAAAAGACGATGGTTTACTTCCAATAATAAACATAAGACACCGACACCActtaatatatatttattttttattttaattaaataaaatattaatattattatcGATAAAAGATAGaaactgaaaataaaaatatatcCGCGTGCATCTAGATTAAGAAGTTTATTTATCTATTTACTATGAAAAAGTATAAAAAAAAATGTTGTAGTCGAATTTAAAGTCTTTAACTCCTCATTGATCAGCCATGTTAGATGTATCCAAGGGGC from Lathyrus oleraceus cultivar Zhongwan6 chromosome 1, CAAS_Psat_ZW6_1.0, whole genome shotgun sequence includes:
- the LOC127086094 gene encoding regulator of nonsense transcripts UPF3 isoform X1; its protein translation is MSDRTKVVVRHLPPTITEASLLPLIDSAFAGRYNWLSFRPAKISQKHTSYCRAYIDFKKPEDVIEFAEFFNGHVFVNEKGTQFKVTVEYAPSQRVPKQWSKQDGRDGTIYKDPEYLEFLEQLAKPVENLPSAEIQLEKREAERSGAGKDVPIVTPLMDFVRQKRASKGPRRSLSNGKVSRRTGTPSNGTSSSAPTRRGYAKKRVSTTMYVARDPGKSSNVKDKSTYILVPRHGDQNLSNKSSNIASSDGNLTFDENGIAGSNDAGKKKVLLLKGKEREVITVSDSDSMSQHYNIASSTKTILSSTALKQNQRHEGSGRIIKSILTNKDLRQSQSSRSHFDRQIQTSNLEKEKQPARPVHMQLILKGTDGAPENRITVHGLHVSSERQERRFRHRDRPDRGVWTSRSNVGDESLSSSASSQVDHLEGGHAEFKHDIPSARSGEVKSLGNLRASHSSENGFTRNFGRRGPIHGVKDVDGYSISEGKHPRKPSTSAYGSNEKQVWVQKASSGT
- the LOC127086094 gene encoding regulator of nonsense transcripts UPF3 isoform X2; translated protein: MSDRTKVVVRHLPPTITEASLLPLIDSAFAGRYNWLSFRPAKISQKHTSYCRAYIDFKKPEDVIEFAEFFNGHVFVNEKGTQFKVTVEYAPSQRVPKQWSKQDGRDGTIYKDPEYLEFLEQLAKPVENLPSAEIQLEKREAERSGAGKDVPIVTPLMDFVRQKRASKGPRRSLSNGKVSRRTGTPSNGTSSSAPTRRGYAKKRVSTTMYVARDPGKSSNVKDKSTYILVPRHGDQNLSNKSSNIASSDGNLTFDENGIAGSNDAGKKKVLLLKGKEREVSDSDSMSQHYNIASSTKTILSSTALKQNQRHEGSGRIIKSILTNKDLRQSQSSRSHFDRQIQTSNLEKEKQPARPVHMQLILKGTDGAPENRITVHGLHVSSERQERRFRHRDRPDRGVWTSRSNVGDESLSSSASSQVDHLEGGHAEFKHDIPSARSGEVKSLGNLRASHSSENGFTRNFGRRGPIHGVKDVDGYSISEGKHPRKPSTSAYGSNEKQVWVQKASSGT